A stretch of the Leptospiraceae bacterium genome encodes the following:
- a CDS encoding SDR family oxidoreductase, whose product MKDLQNKIVLITGGGEGLGKLMALHFAREGSRVVIWDINREAAEQVVDQIKLSGGHGFALECNVTNREEVYKLAGMVKKEIGKVDVLVNNAGIVNHKTFLESSDEEILNTMNVNAISHFWTTRAFLPEMIEENSGHIVTIASSAGWIGVAGLADYCASKFAIVGFDEALRMEFLKKGLSGMKTTCVTPFFIDTGMFEGLRTKFDFLLPVLKEEDVAKEIVKAVKNDQAYLKMPWMINAIPMFRLIPTALMDWAADFLGVNENIEEFKGRNQ is encoded by the coding sequence ATGAAAGACTTGCAAAATAAAATCGTACTCATAACCGGTGGAGGGGAAGGTCTGGGCAAGTTAATGGCCTTACACTTTGCAAGAGAAGGCAGCCGGGTTGTTATCTGGGATATTAACCGGGAAGCGGCTGAACAGGTTGTCGATCAAATTAAACTCAGCGGGGGACATGGTTTTGCCCTCGAATGCAATGTAACCAACAGAGAAGAAGTTTACAAACTCGCCGGTATGGTAAAGAAAGAAATCGGAAAAGTAGATGTTCTCGTCAACAATGCCGGAATTGTTAATCATAAAACATTTTTAGAAAGTTCAGATGAAGAAATCTTGAATACCATGAATGTAAATGCGATTTCTCACTTCTGGACTACAAGGGCTTTTTTACCAGAAATGATCGAAGAAAATAGCGGTCATATTGTTACAATTGCTTCTTCAGCAGGCTGGATCGGTGTGGCGGGTCTGGCAGACTACTGTGCGAGTAAATTTGCCATAGTGGGTTTTGATGAAGCTTTGAGGATGGAGTTTCTAAAGAAAGGGCTGAGTGGCATGAAAACTACCTGCGTTACTCCTTTCTTTATTGATACCGGGATGTTTGAAGGATTGAGAACAAAGTTTGACTTTTTACTTCCAGTCTTAAAAGAAGAAGATGTGGCTAAGGAAATTGTAAAAGCAGTGAAAAATGATCAGGCTTATTTAAAAATGCCCTGGATGATTAATGCAATCCCCATGTTTCGTTTGATACCTACTGCTCTTATGGATTGGGCTGCTGATTTTCTGGGTGTGAATGAAAATATAGAAGAATTTAAGGGACGTAATCAATAA
- a CDS encoding manganese efflux pump gives MTNLELFSIAVGLSMDVFAVSLSLGLTNKDNKLRKALMISIIFGLFHIFMPLSAYLFASVFLDYIKAFDHWIAFFLLGFIGIKMLRESFSNEESETLNIISISSILFLSVATSIDSLAAGVSFAVLSLNLIKTLLTLGIVCSLFTFFGFLLGDRLGKTAGKRSEALGGIVLIIIGFKILLT, from the coding sequence ATGACAAATCTGGAATTATTCTCTATAGCCGTGGGTCTTTCTATGGATGTTTTTGCTGTTTCTCTCTCACTGGGCTTAACAAATAAAGATAATAAGTTAAGAAAAGCACTTATGATTTCTATAATATTTGGATTGTTTCATATATTTATGCCTTTATCGGCCTATCTTTTTGCTTCTGTTTTTTTGGATTACATAAAAGCCTTCGATCACTGGATAGCATTTTTCCTGTTGGGCTTTATAGGAATCAAGATGCTCAGAGAGTCTTTTTCAAATGAAGAATCAGAAACTTTGAATATTATCTCTATAAGTTCTATCTTATTTCTGTCAGTTGCAACCAGCATTGATTCTCTGGCTGCCGGAGTAAGCTTTGCTGTATTGTCATTGAACTTAATAAAGACTTTACTTACTTTAGGAATCGTTTGTTCCTTATTTACGTTCTTTGGTTTTTTGCTGGGAGATAGGTTGGGAAAAACCGCCGGAAAAAGAAGTGAAGCTCTCGGCGGTATAGTTCTAATTATCATCGGGTTTAAAATTTTACTTACATAA
- a CDS encoding adenosine deaminase, with product MYADLHCHLYGCLDAKTLYQIGKNNPIPRWHLFVNVYEKIFQERISIETFFEDYKKEDKFKELYYFKQKAPFSHFQAKFNLILALISLKYEDIQEVASLVSYNHSKQNISYAEYRVLFPPGLPMEEKKQRILVLCKGFQEGEDKSNGKIRARLAMSLQRESGYEEDYNLLKYLQKENPLIQKYLVAIDFCHVEEGYPPSDKKDFFRIVLDDNKKNPASALAILYHVAESFTDKTPSSAVRWVIEAAEYGAHRLGHCLALGLEAQSFHNITFQESVKERLAQLEFLLSRHEDIAKFGYIPTEENLEKEIQELQKHKPEEKLSLYFNEERVSELHSIQEYGMRVLKDRKTVIESCPTSNLFIGMIDNVEKLPLKRFLENSLSVSIGTDDPGIFDTNIENEFTYLKQIGFSEKHQELRKCSFAYRSEVLSGRI from the coding sequence ATGTATGCAGATCTTCATTGCCATCTCTATGGTTGTCTCGATGCAAAGACTCTTTATCAAATAGGAAAAAATAATCCGATTCCCAGATGGCATCTTTTTGTAAATGTATATGAAAAGATTTTTCAAGAAAGAATTTCAATAGAAACATTTTTTGAAGATTACAAAAAAGAAGATAAATTTAAAGAGTTATATTACTTTAAACAAAAAGCTCCTTTTTCTCATTTTCAAGCGAAATTTAACCTGATCTTAGCCCTTATTTCCTTAAAATACGAGGATATTCAGGAGGTAGCTTCTTTAGTTTCATATAATCATTCGAAACAAAATATCTCTTATGCAGAGTACCGGGTACTTTTTCCACCCGGACTTCCGATGGAGGAAAAAAAACAAAGAATCCTGGTTCTTTGCAAAGGTTTTCAGGAGGGAGAAGATAAATCTAACGGGAAAATCCGGGCTCGCCTCGCCATGTCTTTACAAAGAGAAAGTGGTTATGAAGAAGATTATAATTTGCTAAAATACTTACAAAAAGAGAACCCCCTAATTCAGAAATACCTTGTAGCAATAGACTTCTGCCACGTGGAAGAAGGCTATCCTCCTTCCGATAAAAAAGATTTCTTCCGAATAGTCCTTGATGATAACAAGAAGAATCCGGCTTCAGCTCTTGCAATTCTTTATCATGTTGCAGAGAGTTTTACCGATAAAACTCCTTCTTCAGCAGTGCGCTGGGTCATAGAAGCAGCAGAATACGGTGCACATCGTTTAGGGCATTGTCTGGCACTCGGCCTGGAAGCCCAATCCTTTCACAATATCACTTTTCAAGAGTCAGTCAAAGAGCGACTGGCTCAACTGGAATTTCTTTTATCCAGACATGAAGATATAGCTAAATTTGGTTATATTCCGACTGAGGAAAATTTAGAAAAAGAAATACAAGAATTACAAAAGCATAAACCGGAAGAAAAACTCAGTCTATATTTTAATGAAGAAAGGGTGAGCGAATTGCACAGTATTCAGGAATATGGTATGCGGGTTTTAAAAGATAGAAAAACAGTGATTGAGTCCTGTCCTACGTCTAATCTTTTCATCGGAATGATTGATAATGTGGAAAAACTTCCGCTAAAGCGTTTTTTAGAAAACAGTCTCTCGGTTAGTATCGGTACAGATGATCCGGGTATCTTTGATACAAATATTGAAAACGAGTTTACATACTTAAAACAAATAGGTTTTTCTGAGAAACATCAAGAGTTACGCAAGTGCTCTTTTGCATACCGCTCAGAAGTTCTTTCAGGAAGAATATGA